Within Nosocomiicoccus ampullae, the genomic segment CAAATCCAATTGTTATTTCATTGTCATTGTCTGAATATGCATGCTTTACCGCGTTAGTGACTGCTTCACTTACCGCTATTTTAGTATCTTCAATTTCTTCATACGACGCATCTACACTATTTAATACACCTGATAATGTTAAACGTACGAGTCCAACATACTCTGGTTTTGAGGGAATCTTCATTTCTATATACTCATATTTTTTAGTCATTTGAATTAACTCCTGATTTTGTAATGTGAATTAAATCATATAAACCTGTTATTTCAAACAGTTTCATAATACGTTCATTTGCACCGGATATTCTTAACTCTTTATTGTATTTGTTTAAGTCTTTTAATGTTCCAACAAAAAGACCAAGCCCTGTTGAATCCATATATGTAAGATCTGTTAAATCAACGTGTAAGTTATGAGTCCCTTCTGATACGATTGGACTAAGTACTTTTTTTAATTCTGGTGCTGTGTAAATATCAAGTTCTCCTCCGACTTGAACATAAAACACCTCAGGTTGTTCTCTTACTTCAATCTTAATGTTCATAACAGTAACTCTACTCCATTCACAAATATATATAGTATATAGATACCCTCATATGTCGAAGTTAAACGTTAACTTTTCGCTTTTATTAAAAGCATCGTTAAATCATCTTTTCTCGTTTGATCTTGCATACGAGTTAAATTCTCATATAAATACTGAACGATATCTTGTGGATGCTTATCCCGATTATCTCTAATCATATATTTAACATCTTCCATGTCGATAAACGACCCGTCATGTTTTCTTAACTCAGACACTCCATCTGTATAAATAAAAATCATATCATTATCATTTAATTTTACTGTATCTTCATCATATGAAACGTCTTCTATGACACCTAACACAAGTCCTCTTGTGTTCAACGTCTCAAATACATCATCTTCATAACGATAAATAAAAGCTGGTTCATGTCCAGCGCTAGAATAGTTCAACTCAAAATTATTATAATCATACACACCATAAAACATCGTAATAAACATATTTTTATTGATGTTCTTTTCAACTAAAGTATTAATTTTCTCTAACACTCGGTTTGGTCTATAAGTAAGATGTGATAACTCTAATGAGAATTTTAACATTGCCATCGCGATAGCTGCAGGAATCCCAGAGCCTATTACATCTGCAACCGCAAGTCCTATTTTACCATCCCTTTTGTCTAAAATTGTAAAATAGTCACCATTCACTTTACTTGCAGCTACACTTATCGCACCAAGTTGTGTATTTTCAATTGACGGTATACTTGACTTTAACATTGTTTGTTGTACATTAGCTGCAACATCTAGCTCTTGGTCATGATGGTTAATTTGATTTAGCATCGCACGGTAATCACGGTATGTAAACCCGAAAGATATCATCACTTCTTCTAATATTTCTAAAGATTTTTTGATTTCTTCACCGTCGTTAATATGTAAATGATTTAACATTTGAATATGTAAAGATACAATTTCCTCAGGAGAAGTGTCTATTTCAATGACATTTTGACTAAATGTTTGTGCACGTGCAATTGCTTCATCGACAGCATCGTCATAAATAAATAGCTTTAAAATCGTTTCGTATTCTTCTGTAAGCTTATCGATGTATGTCACGAAAACTCCTCCTCACTTTAATGTTTAACATGATGTTTTTTACTTTTTTTATTCTTTTTAGGATTTTCAGATAGTCCTAAGCTAATGCTTAAAGCAGCATCAACTTCTTTCATTTTTTCATTATCTAAATATGTAAGCTTTTCTTGTAACCTAGTTTTATCTATCGTTCGTATTTGCTCTAGAAGGATAACCGAATCTGTTTTAAAATTGTATTTTTCAGCATTCACTTCTACATGTGTTGGGATTTTCGCTTTATCAATTTTTCCTGTAATCGCAGCGACTATTAAGGTTGGAGAGAACTTATTCCCAACATCGTTTTGAATAATAACAACAGGGCGTTTACCGCCCTGTTCAGAGCCTTGAACTGGAGAAAGATCAGCTAGGTATACTTCTCCACGTTTCATCTACTCACCATCTTTATCATTATTATTTAAATATTCATTTAGAAGCTTTTGGGAGTAGATTTGTTCCACCTCACATTCAAGATGAAACCCCTCTCTAGCGATTATTAAGTTCAATTCTGACATCTCAATGTAACCATCTTTCATAGACTGGATTAAATTTTCGTCTAACATATATGAACTCAAAACAACCATCTCCCTATAATATCCTCATTTTAACACATTTAGAATATTCATTTAATTTATTTTAAAATGTCATTTGAAATAGATACCTGGTCTGACTCCTTGTAAATACGCGGTAAACGTCTTGTTAATAAACATGTTGATTCGTATGGAATTGAACCGACGTGTTCGCTAAATCGTTCGAGTGATTGCGGACTGTCATAGTCATTATCGATAATAATTACTTCATCGCCAGCTTTCGCATCAACTTCAATCATCGAGGCATCCATACATACCCTACCGACAATTGGACGATTCTCACCATTTACTTTAACCGCGTAACCAGAATGTTGTCTTAGTAAACCATCTCCATATCCAACAGGAATTGTTGATATTTCTGTATTTTTATCAACAATGTATGTCTCATCGTAGCCAACAAAATCATTTTTTACTAAATGATGTGAGTCAACAACATGAGTGATGAGTCTTAAAGCAGGACTGAGATTAATATTCGATTTTTCTTTTACCATTAAACTCGGATAATATCCATATAAAGAAATCCCGATTCTTACCGCATTTGTATATTCCTCATCAAATAATAGTGCACCTGCTGAGTTTAAAGCATGGATATATTTTGGTCTTTCGACTTGGTCAACTATTTCTTTAAACTTATCGAGTTCTTTTTGTGCACCGTAAGATGTTGATGACGCGAGCGCGAGATGAGAAAAAATACCTTCATAAACGAAATGGTCTGAGTCTTTAATTAGCTGGATCATCTCTTTAATTTCTTTGACACTATCTGTACCATAACGGTTCATGTAGCTATTGACTTTAATATGGATCCAGACGTTTTTATCATATTCTCTGGTATTGTTTTCTAACGCCGCTTCAAGCCACTTAGCATTCGGTGCCGTTAGTGCAATTCTATGCTGAATTGCTTTATTAATATGCTCTGGATTTATAATGCCTAGTACGAGAATTTTTGATTTAATGCCATGCATGCGTAACTCAATAGCTTCATCTAATGTACCGACCGCAAAAAAGTCAACACCTTTTCCTTCGAGAAACTGACATACTTTTTCTGCACCATGTCCATACGCATTTGATTTTACAACCGCAATAAATGTCTTATTTTCATGTAATTGACTCATTTTTTCATAGTTTTGATAAATACGGTCTAAATCGACTTCGACATAAGCATCTCTAAAAAACCTATCTTCCATATTCCATCCCGTCCTTTAATCTATAATAATTACCGTTGCAGTCGCATACATTTTAGAATGTGATATTGAAATTAATGCAGAGCGCCCGTTAATGTATGGTTTACCATTATCCTCATTTAAAATTTCAATATGCTTAAAGTTTAATTTGCCTATACCTGTTCCAACTGCTTTTGCATATGCTTCTTTTCCTGCAAATCGTCCTGCTAAAAATTCTAACTTTCTTCTATTACTTTTAATATTATTATAATTATTAAATTCTATTTCGCTTAATATTCTGTTTGCAAGTCGATCATTTTTGTTTGCCTGATTTATACGGTCGATTTCAATAATATCTGTTCCGAGTCCTTTAATCATCTTCGTCCACCCTACTACGTTTTACTCTAACGATTTCTCTTATACTACTTCTCAATTCATCTGCACGATTTTTTTCAAGTTCAGGGATATACGTGCCGCCTCCTGCGGTTGAAATTTCTATACCTTTTAGGCCGAAGCGCTTCATAACAGGACCTTCAGTAACGTCGACGTTTTGTATTCTAAACAGTGGAATAACGATATGTTTTTTGTTAAAAATTCCGCTATTTACAACAAGTACATCGTCAGTGACTTGAAACTCAAAGTATTTATAAAATAGTCTCGGATAAACCAACATATTATATAGTACCTCATATAAAAAGAATACGGCTGCGATACCAATGACGACAAATGCTGGTATTTTTATAAATGGAAAAAAGTAAATAAGCACAAGTCCTATAATAATTACTGCGACTGATATTAAACTTTTAAAAACGGCTTGGAGTCTCCAGTAATTAATCGCTTTTTTAGATACTTTCTCCATCAGCTACACCCCTTTTTACATAATCAAATATCTCATTCGCTTCCTCAATTTCTAGATGTTTAACTTCAACAACTTTTGGTGTAAAACCTGCTGCTGTTTTGACATCAATAGTTCCAAGACCTGCTCGGTGTGTGAAAAATGTTTGCGTAATGGAAGTATCGATGATTTTACTTCGTTTAATAATATAATGTTTTCTTATAAATGAAGACGTCGTTAACATATTTAAATCTCCATTATCGATCAACGTTCCACTATTTTTAGCTGAGTAAATCCCGCTAATAACTGTTAGTACACAAAGTAAAATACCAATAGCAAGTACAATATAAAATGGAATCATATAATCTTTATAGTAAAGTAAACTACATACTGCCGAGAAAATGATAAATAAAATAGCAAGTGTCACCTGGAAATATCGTCTATATGAACGTAATGGAACGTTTGGTTCTGGTCTTGTAATATTATATTCACTAAAATACGTATTTAAAAATTCATAGCTATCTTTTTGTTTTATAACTGGTGTTAAAATAACATCTCCACTATCTTCAAGATTAAAATCATTGCTCGTGATTCCAACATTTAACGAGTGAATCTTTAATAATCGACTAATTAGTCCGCCTTCTTCTACAGAAATATTTTGAATACGATTCTTATTTACAGTAATTGTTTTTCTCTCAAGTAATCCATATTGAATAATAAAATCATCATTATGCTTTGTAATCTTGTACCCATAATATCTGACATACATAATAATTCCACCAATAATTACTCCGACAAATAGAAGTACAATTACAAATGCAACTATTATCGGGACGATGAAATGACCGACAATCCCTTGCATTGTTTCAACCACATTCACAATGACTTTATCGAGACCGATATAACTAAGCCCCCCAAATAGTGCCGCTAAGAAAATACCGAGTCCTCCACTTGTTGCAATGAGAAGTAACATTTCTTTTGGAGAAATTTGAAATATGACTTGACCTTCAGAAATTGCCTCCTCTACTTTTTCTTCAGCACCTTCATCAAGTTCGCTAGTTTCAGTATGAGCTGGTACTTCATCTTCTTTTTGTTTATATAGATATGTACGAATTGATTCTGCCATATCATATTTTACGCCAGGTAACGTGATACTTTCACCAGGGCTTTTTATGTCTACGACTGCCGCGTTAAAGATCCGTGCAATAATTGGTTGAGTGATATCGATACTTTGAATGCGTTCGATACTTAATTCACGTTCTTTTTTAACGAATAATCCCGATTTATAAATCACTTTGTCAGATTCGATCCAATATCGAATCGTCCAATCTTTAATAATTCCTGCGATGATTAAAAATATACTAAATATGAGTAATATTAATGCAAATATATTTTCTGATAAAAATCTGTAATCTAGTTTTCCTGTTAATAAGTTAAAAAATGTAATTAAAAATATATACCAGTAGTTTTTAAATACGTCTACAACTGTAATAAGATATGCTACTGGATGAAGTCTATGCATATTAGACATCGCTATCTACCTCTTTTAGACGTGTGATAATTTTATCTTTTAAAGTTAACGCACGTGTTGTTTCAATTTCTGGTAAATTCACTGTGTATGCTGCGTTAGTTAACTCGATTTTTGCAAGGTTAAATCTTCTTGCGATAAATCCTCTTTTAACTTCAACAATTTGAACACGTTCAATTGGATATAACGCAGTAGTTATGTATAAAAATCCTTTTTTAACGATTAAGTAATCCTCATGTACTCCGATTTTCGTAATCTTTGTATAAACTATCGGACGTAATATAACGAAAATTACGACATACATAATAATTAAACTAATAAAAATGATAATAGATAATTTAAAATAAAAACTAAAAAAATATGCAATTACTATGTATATAGTAGGAATTAAAAATAATAGTAACCCATTTAATAATGCCTTAAGCTGCATATATGGTCGTAGGTTTTTATCTACCGACTCCATCGACTCACTCCTTTTCACTTATTATACATGACTTAATTTTCATAATAAATTAAAAAAAGCGCCTGTCGGCGCTTCTATTATTTCATGAATTGCTTAAATGTTTTATTGTCAGAACGCTTTTTTCGACTTGTATTTCGTTTGTTCGGTTTACGTCGGTTGTTACGTTCATTCTTTTTGCCGCGATTAAAATCTTTGCGTTTACCATTAGACTGCTTAGATGATGCACGTCTTGGTAATGGCTTTTCAAATGACAATTGAATTGCATCATCTTCTTTATCATTTATATATTCGCTAACGAATGCTGTAATAATATCTAACGGATCGAACGTTTCAACTAATTTTCTAGATAGTTCGTATACTTCTTCGTCGATTTCTTTACCTTCATATTTTCTAACTTTGTCAATCATAACTTCTGCTTGTGCAGCTTTGACTTCTTCTTTAAATGGTGGTCTTAACGGACGAATCGTCTTACCTTTCGTCTCTTCGATTAAACGTAGATAACCCATCTCAATTGGGTTAACAAATGTTAAAGCAACACCACTTTCACCCGCACGTCCTGTACGACCGATACGATGCGTGTAACTTTCTGCATCTTGTGGAATATCAAAGTTATATACATGTGTCACACCTGTAATGTCTAATCCACGTGCAGCAACATCTGTTGCAACTAAAATTTGAAGTGCATCATTTTTAAACTTTTTTAACACTTCAAGACGTTTTGACTGTGTAATATCACCGTGCAGTCCTTCTGCTAAATATCCTTTTGCAATTAACGCACTTGTTAGCTCGTCCACACGACGCTTCGTACGACCGAATACAATCGCAAGTTTTGGACGATGAACATCTAGAAAATCAACAAATACGTCTAGCTTTTCTAATTCTTTAACTATCGTATAATATTCTTCAATCTGAGGGTCTGATTGATTATGATTCATCGTTTTTACGATTTTTGGTTGGCCCATAAACTTAGTGACAAGTTCTTGAATTGCTTTAGGCATCGTTGCACTGAATAATAATGTTTGACGGTCTTTTTCTGGCAAACGACTCATAATAAATTCAACATCGTCGATAAAGCCCATGTTCATCATTTCATCTGCTTCATCAAGTACAAACTTCGTAATATGATTTAGTTTTAACGTTTTACGGTTAATATGATCAATTACACGTCCCGGTGTACCAACAATAATTTCAGGTTTTCTCTTTAACTCAGAAATTTGGCGTTCAATAGATACTCCGCCGAATATGACAGACACTTTTAATTTTTTATACTTAGAAAATTGTTTGAGCTGTTCACTCACTTGCATTGCAAGTTCTCTCGTCGGTGCTAAAATAAGTGTTTGAGTACCGTGTCCACGTTTAACTTTTTCTACGATAGGAATTCCAAAAGCACCTGTTTTACCTGTACCTGTTTGTGCTTGCCCTAAAATATCTCTACCCTCTAATGCGAGTGGAATACTTTCTTCTTGTATAGGAGTTGGTGTTTCAAACCCCATTTCTTCAAGTGCAAGTATCGTTTCGTTACTTACACCAAGTGATTCAAAAAATTTCAACTTTTAGTCTCCTTTGACTGTTTAACTATTATCTCTAAATGTATAACTACTTAATGCTATCACTTTAATTTGTATTATACAACAACTATTCACTAATGAGACGCTCGAGTCTCATGCCTCTTGATGCTTTTAACAAGACAACTGTGTCTTCATCTTTTAAATCATCGATTTTTTCTTTTAACTCGTTAATATTGTTAAAATGATTTGTATTATCACTTAACACAGTACTATTAATGATTTTAGCTGCGTCACCATACGTAAATATGTGCGTGAAGTTATTATCCTCATTAATATACTCTCCAACTTCACGATGTAAATTTTCGCTATAACTACCAAGCTCTAGAATGTCACCAAGTACGAGTATCTTTTTCTTATAGTTTAAATGTCTAACAGTATCAATTGCGCTTTTCATTGAAGACGGACTTGCGTTATACGCATCGTTTATAATGAGTGCGCCTGTATGATCTAAATGCTGTTCCATTCTCATATTCGTGATTGTTAGTCCCTGTAAACTTTCCTTCACACTTTTCTTATCAATATTGAAAAACTCACTAATCGCAATCGCAAAGCTTGCGTTTACTGCATTATGCTTACCAAGAGACGGTATGTTATACGTTTCATCTTGTAATGTAAACGTAACACCTGACTGATTTTCTTTAATACCTTCGACAATTAAATCATTATCATCAGTCATTCCAACAGTTACTTGATCATAAGATGTGTTTTTATTTACAAGTTTTTTCAGCTCATCATAATCGTTTGAGTAGATAAATAACCCATCTTCTTTTAAATCGTCAACAATTTCATATTTTGCTTTTGCGATGTTTTCTCTAGAGCCTAGTTTTTCGATATGAGATTCTCCAACATTAGTCAACACTGCGATATCTGGTTTTGCGACTGATGATAAGTAATGGATATCACCTAAGCTATCCATACCCATTTCTAAAATTAAAATATCTGTATCGGTCTTTGTGTTAAAGACCGTTAACGGGAGACCAATTTCGTTATTATAGTTCCCAATTGTTTTTTGCACTTTAAAATGTGGTCTTAATACACATTCAACCATATCTTTAGTCGTAGTTTTTCCATTAGATCCAGTGATTGCGATTACTTTAACATCTAATAACTTTAAATATTCTCTCGCAATGTCCCCGAGTGCTTTTTCAACATCATCGACGATGATAAGTGGTGCATCGATATTTTCTTTTTCAGATAAAGAAACAACTGCCCCTGATTCAATCGCATTTAAAATAAAGTTATGCCCGTCAACGTTTTCTCCGATAAATGGTGCGAACATATTATTTTTTTCAATTGTTCTCGTATCGATTGAAACACCAGAAATAAAAGTTTCTTCTATTTCTTTTGCTTTATCATTTAGCTTTCCGTTACAAAACTTTGAGATTTTTTTAATTGATAGTGATATCATATGATTCATTCCTATAATTTTATTAAAATACTGTTATAATTATTAATGGACGAATTGTCCTACATAATTAGATTACCATAGATTTAGGTGAAGCAATTGAGTCAAAAAAAGTATTCAAGAAAAAACTTTAATATACTAACACGTATCGATTGGACCCTTATTTTTATCATTCTCATTCTCGCTACGATTAGTATTTTGACTATTAAAAGTGCAATGACCAGTGAGCAATATACAACTAACTTTGCTGAAAGACAGCTACTTTTTTACTTATTCGGTTTCTTTATTGCATTTGTCTTAATGGTGATTCCATTCCATTTTTACAAAGACTACATATGGGGGATTTATGCGTTCGGAGTACTTAGCTTACTCTTTTTACACTTTTCTCCTTTTGAAAGTTTAACACCAATTATTAATGGTGCAAAGAGTTGGTATCAATTTGGGTTCTTTAGTATACAACCTTCAGAATTCATGAAGATTATTTATATTATGGCTCTTGCGTACGTGATCAGTCAGCATAATAAATATAAAATCGATGATGAGTTATCTTTAGATGTAAAATTAATCGGTAAAATGATTGTCGTTTCGATTCTTCCGATGATTTTAACATTGTGGCAAAACGACTTAGGAACAACCCTTGTAATGCTTGCAATATTTTTTGGTATGGTACTTGTTTCCGGTATTAGTTGGTGGCTAATTTTACCAGTAGTATTTATCGTAAGTACAGTTGGTATATCGCTAATATTAGGAATTATATATCGTCCAGATCTCATCGATAAGCTCGGTGTCCACGCGTATCAATTCGACAGAATTTACTCATGGCTACAGCCTGAAAAATACCTTTCAGATAGTGGCTTCCAATTAATGAACTCACTAATCTCTATTGGTTCTGGGGGAGTTACTGGCCGTGGTTATATGGATGGAATTATTTACATTCCTGAAAACCATACGGACTTTATATTTACAATTGTCGGTGAAGAATTCGGATTTATTGGTACAACGCTAGTTATAATCGTATTATTTGCATTACTTTTAAGATTATTTAAAATATCATTACTTACACACGATAGTTTCGGTGGATATTTCATCATTGGATTTTTATCGTTATTATTTTTCCATATCTTCCAAAACATTGGAATGACTATTCAAGTCGTTCCGATTACAGGTATTCCACTTCCTTTCTTAAGTTACGGTGGTAGTGGTCTATGGGCGAACATGGTTGGTATTGGAATTGTATTGAGTATTTACTTCTATGAAGTATCTGGAAATAAGGAAACTCGTTTTAAGAAATAAAAAAACGCAAGCTTTCGCTTGCGTTTCTTTAAATATTATTTTCGTTTAACTTTAGCTGTTCAACGTTAGAAATACGATTCATAATCTCAAGTCTTGAAGGGGCAACGGATACCTTGATGCCAAGTTCTTTCAATACTCGAACCGCATCTTTTAGTTTAGATTTGTCATTTTGCTTCATAATGACACTCCCTTACTTCGAGTTAATTATAATTATACAGACCTAGTAGTAATATTACTATACTATTTCAAAAAAACTTTTTTACATATTTGTCACAACTAAATGAAAATAAGATGAGAGGAGCTTAATATTGGATATTTTACTCACGTCACGCAACTTTTTACAATCTATTGCTGACTTTTTTACATCACTGCCTTATGCGGCTATCTTTACATTTGTAATTTTACTCATTAACTTTCTACTCGCGATTGGTATGATTTTCTGGGAACGTAAAAGTGCACAAAGCGTTTGGGCCTGGCTACTCGTATTATTCTTCTTACCAATTATAGGCTTTATATTATACGTTCTCTTTGGACGTACGATATACAATAAAGAAATTTTTAAAGTTACAGAAAAAGATAAGATTGGTCTTGAAGCACTTGTCACTGAACAGCTAGAAGATATTAAAATGGATAAACTCACACTTCCTACACCACAAGCGAAAAAACATCGTAAACTCGTCCATATGTTACTCAACAATAATCAGTCATTCTTAACATCTAATAATAAAGTTGAAACATTTTATGAGACGACAGAATTTTTTGATCAAATGCTCCAAGATATTGAAAATGCACAAGATCATATTCATTTTCAATTTTATATTTTTAAATTAGACTCACTTGGTCAAAAGTTTTACGATGCACTCGTTAAAAAACAAAAAGAAGGTGTCGATGTTAAAATCTTATATGACGACATTGGATCTCGTTCTTTAAAACTTAAAAACTTTAAAGAACTACGTGACTACGGCGGTAAAGTCGAAGCATTCTTCCCAAGTCGACTCGCATTAATTAACCCACGTATGAATAACAGAAACCACCGTAAAAACGTCATCATCGATGGTAAAATTGGATATACTGGTGGAACAAATGTCGGTGAAGAATATATAGGACTTAGTAAAAAGTTTGGTTACTGGAGAGACACACATATACGTGTTCAAGGTAATGCAGTAAAATCTCTTCAATTAAGATTTATGCTCGATTGGAACTCACACGCAACGCGCGATAACTTATCACATCACCCACGCTATTTCCCTGAAATACCTGTCATTGGAGATACGGCAATGCAAATTGCGGCGAGTGGTCCTGACGAA encodes:
- the cls gene encoding cardiolipin synthase — translated: MADFFTSLPYAAIFTFVILLINFLLAIGMIFWERKSAQSVWAWLLVLFFLPIIGFILYVLFGRTIYNKEIFKVTEKDKIGLEALVTEQLEDIKMDKLTLPTPQAKKHRKLVHMLLNNNQSFLTSNNKVETFYETTEFFDQMLQDIENAQDHIHFQFYIFKLDSLGQKFYDALVKKQKEGVDVKILYDDIGSRSLKLKNFKELRDYGGKVEAFFPSRLALINPRMNNRNHRKNVIIDGKIGYTGGTNVGEEYIGLSKKFGYWRDTHIRVQGNAVKSLQLRFMLDWNSHATRDNLSHHPRYFPEIPVIGDTAMQIAASGPDEDWQQIKYGYIKMINSAKKSIYIQSPYFIPDSSMIEAIKIALLSGIEVNIMIPPFPDHPFVYWGTYHNVGELAMIGANVYIYERGFLHQKVMIIDDEVVSIGSCNMDNRSYALNFEVNAFIFDEKEAIQNRLQFEKDALYSKILSPEVYNSRSKWIKFKEGIANLIAPIL